A region of the Fischerella sp. PCC 9605 genome:
AGCGGAAACATCACTAAACGTGACAGGCACAAAGCAAAATATTTTGTAGAAGACTTAGGGAATGGTATTACCTTAGAGATGGTGCAGATACCAGGGGGAACCTTTACGATGGGTTCACCAGCAGGGGAAGCACAAAGAGACTCAGATGAAGGGCCGCAGCATCAGGTAACAGTTCCTGGGTTCTTCATGGGTAAATATGAAGTTACCCAAGCACAATATCAGGCAATTATGGGAAATAACCCTTCCTATTTCAAGGGGGAAAAACGACCTGTAGAGAACGTATCTTGGAATGATGCTGTAGAATTCTGCAAACGCTTAAGTCAGAAAACAGGACGCACCTATAGACTACCTAGTGAAGCAGAATGGGAATATGCTTGTCGTGCGGGAACAACAACACCCTTTTATTTTGGTGAAACGATTACCACTGATTTAGCTAACTACAATGAAGCACCAGAAGGTCAATATCGTCAAGAAACAACAGATGTAGGAAAATTTCCTCCTAACTCTTTCGGTTTATACGATATGTGTGGTAATGTATGGGAGTGGTGTCTAAATAAATATCATAATAATTACGAGGAAGCGCCCACAGGTGGCAGCGAATGGCTGAGTGATGATGGTAATGATGCTCGATTGCTTCGTGGTGGCTCCTGGAACAGTTCTCGAATAAGCTGTCGGTCGGCAAATCGCAGTAGAAACATCCCCGAAAATGGTTTATCTATTTTTGGTTTTCGGTTGGTGGCGGTTGCTGCGTGAGCGCTCCCAAAGGTCAGAGTTGGTAAATGGGAATTTACCTAGCGTACATCAGGGAGTCCACACCTGCTCCAGTGAGGATTTCATCTATTGCGCTATTCGAGTGGGAGAGCCTCTGGCTCTAATATCTTGTTACCAGGTTGAACCTGGTAACGAGGGTTTGGAGGCTCCGCCTCTTGGTTGGTGTAAAACATCTATCATTTATAAACCCTTCCTTTCCAAGCACCGCCTCGCCCTTGCCAATAACGCAGTGCTGAGTCTAGAGTCATCAGAGTATAAAGAAAAGCGACTGCTGGCAAACAAAAGGCTAACCAAAAAGAACATTTATAAAACCTAATCATCGGTAAATAAGCCAACGCCATCAGCAGCCATGCCGATAAACCAGTGACTGCAACTAACCCATTCCCCATCAATCCACCTAGAATCAAACCTAAAGGTGGAACCATATAAATTAAGGTCATCCCAACAACAGTTCCTAATAACAGCAACGGCGAATAGTTAAGTTGAGTAAAGGCAGTGCGGGCAACCATATCCCAAATCGTAGTTAAGGAGGGATACGGACGCAGGCTGTGAGTTGCAGAACTAAGCCCTAGCCAGATGCACCCGTTGCTGCTAGACTTGACAGCATGGGCAAGGGCGCAGTCATCTATTAAGGCTTGCCGAATCACTTGTATACCACCGATGCGCTTTAGTGCTGCTGTGCGAATAAGGATGCAACCTCCAGCAGCAGCGGCTGTTGATTTGTTTGGGTCATTCACCCAGCGAAAAGGGTAAAGTTTTTGAAAGAAAAAGACGAAAGCTGGAATTAAAAATTTTTCCCAAAAGCTTTCACATCTGAGCCGTACCATGACAGAAACAAGGTCTAAATTTTCTTGTTCTGCCTTGGCAACTAATTGATGGAGATTTGCCACGTCATGTTCAATATCTGCATCCGTTAGTAAAAAATAATCCGGTTCCAGTATTTCTATAGCTTTGTTAACACCTTGTTCCATTGCCCAGAGTTTGCCACTCCAACCAGGAGGCAATGGTTCGGCTGTGATGATGTGTAATAGTTTGTCTTTGTTCAAGCTTTGAGCTGTTTGTTTGGCAACTTCAGCAGTTTTATCTATGCTGTGGTCGTCTACCACAAAGATGTTAAACCAGCCTGGGTAGTCTTGGCAAAGGAGCGATCGCAAAGTTTTTGGTAACAGATCTGCTTCGTTACGCGCTGGAATCACCGCACAAACTGATGGCAATTTTTCTATCTGTGTTTCTACAACTTCTAATTGTTGGTCTGTGCGCCAAAACTGCCCGCGCAAAGTCAGCAATCCGATCCAAATTACTAAAGATAAAAGCACCAGACCAAGTTCAATTGCTGCCATAAATTTAATTATGAATTATGTTTAAATCTCAAAATTAATAACTATTTTTTTTATACCCTTATACTACTCTGTCAAGCTAGTTTTGAGGGTTTGTAGTAAGCACCAAGCGTGCTTAAAAATTCTGGACTAAAGTCCTGACTACGAACTTTGCGATCCATCAATTCAAATTTGACAAACTAATACCCTTATCGCCCTACACCCCTTTTATGTCAAATTCCACTTTACCGTATTCGAGTTTGATAATTCGGTCTGCTAGATGAAAATAGCGATCGTCATGACTGATTACCAGCACTGTTTTGCCTTGATCTCTCAGTTTTGTTAGCAATTCTGTGTAAAAAATTTTCTTAAATGCTGGATCTTGGTCGGCTGCCCATTCATCAAATAGATAAATTGGTCGGTTTTCCAAATACGCTGTGAGTAAAGCCAGTCTTTTACGCTGTCCTTGTGAAAGAGCAGTCGTGGAAAGTTTACCATTTTTGACTTTAACTTTATGGTCTAGCTGTAAAACCTTGAGATATTCTTGGACTTTACTATCTAGACCAGAATTTTCTAATCCCCAAAGTTCATCAAATAAATAAAAGTCAGAAAATACCACAGAAAAATGCTGGCGATACCATTCACGATTTTGTTCGGTAATTAACTCTTCATCTAATCGTATTTCTCCAGCTTCAGGAATATAAAGTCCGGTAATTAACTTGGCTAAAGTTGATTTACCGCTGCCATTTCCCCCGACGATGAACACTAGTTCTTGGGGATGAAGTGTCAGGTTGATGGGGCCTAAAATAAAGTTGTTGTCTGTTTCGGCTGTATGGTAAGTGTGGGTGACATCATTGAGTTGTAAGCTGTGCCAGGAAGTCTTGACAGCAGGTGGAACTGTTGATAATTCTGCCCGACTAGCTAGAGATAAACCCAGTGACTCAATTTTTTGCAATGCAATGCTAGCTTTGCTCAAAACAGGAAGTTTGCTGATGATATTATTCATTGGCATCATCAGGTAGGTGAAGGTCAAGATATAGCCAGAAAGAGTTTGAGGGTTAACAGCAAGAATATTAGGCAGGGCAAAGATTACAAAACCCATCGCAAAAAAGAATACAAGTTGACCCCAGCTAGTAGTTGTAGCAAAAAGGGTAAAACCATCAACATTGTGACGTCGAAATGCAGTAGCAGTTGATTGCAGTTTTTTGTCTAGGAAGACTTGACGCCGCTCGTAGTGTAGCTTAAGCTCCTTTATTCCTTCAGTGATAGTACGGAAATGGTTAAACAGTATATCTTGATCTTCACGAGCTAGGGCGAGCAATTTCTTGCCTCTGTTTAACAGCCATTGGCAACTGGCAATCGCTACCACTGAAAGTCCTACAATCATCAGCAGTACTAACCAAGATAGCCATGTAATGTAGACCACACAACCTAGAACGATCGCCAGATTAATAAATAGGAAAGGCATCTGAAAAACACCATCGGCAACTGCTTGTACATCCTCTGTGAGGGTTGCCAATAGGCGGGGATTTCCTAGTTGTTCCAAATGGCTCAACTCTGAGGAGAGAATCTGGCGACTCAAGCGCATCCGTAATTGCAAGACTGCGTTCTGAGATAGGCGAATCAACATCACTTGAGAAATAATGCTGGTGACGAGTGCAACTAATGCCAGTCCTGCAAAACCCCAAACTATGGTTGCCAAAGACGAACCAGGGTCACGACCCGCAGCATTGCTGATTAAAGCTATCAGACCAGCACTGCTGCCACCACT
Encoded here:
- a CDS encoding glycosyltransferase: MAAIELGLVLLSLVIWIGLLTLRGQFWRTDQQLEVVETQIEKLPSVCAVIPARNEADLLPKTLRSLLCQDYPGWFNIFVVDDHSIDKTAEVAKQTAQSLNKDKLLHIITAEPLPPGWSGKLWAMEQGVNKAIEILEPDYFLLTDADIEHDVANLHQLVAKAEQENLDLVSVMVRLRCESFWEKFLIPAFVFFFQKLYPFRWVNDPNKSTAAAAGGCILIRTAALKRIGGIQVIRQALIDDCALAHAVKSSSNGCIWLGLSSATHSLRPYPSLTTIWDMVARTAFTQLNYSPLLLLGTVVGMTLIYMVPPLGLILGGLMGNGLVAVTGLSAWLLMALAYLPMIRFYKCSFWLAFCLPAVAFLYTLMTLDSALRYWQGRGGAWKGRVYK
- a CDS encoding cyclic peptide export ABC transporter, yielding MHLIYFLLRSNWGMVAIAIVTGFLSGGSSAGLIALISNAAGRDPGSSLATIVWGFAGLALVALVTSIISQVMLIRLSQNAVLQLRMRLSRQILSSELSHLEQLGNPRLLATLTEDVQAVADGVFQMPFLFINLAIVLGCVVYITWLSWLVLLMIVGLSVVAIASCQWLLNRGKKLLALAREDQDILFNHFRTITEGIKELKLHYERRQVFLDKKLQSTATAFRRHNVDGFTLFATTTSWGQLVFFFAMGFVIFALPNILAVNPQTLSGYILTFTYLMMPMNNIISKLPVLSKASIALQKIESLGLSLASRAELSTVPPAVKTSWHSLQLNDVTHTYHTAETDNNFILGPINLTLHPQELVFIVGGNGSGKSTLAKLITGLYIPEAGEIRLDEELITEQNREWYRQHFSVVFSDFYLFDELWGLENSGLDSKVQEYLKVLQLDHKVKVKNGKLSTTALSQGQRKRLALLTAYLENRPIYLFDEWAADQDPAFKKIFYTELLTKLRDQGKTVLVISHDDRYFHLADRIIKLEYGKVEFDIKGV